A DNA window from Mus pahari chromosome 13, PAHARI_EIJ_v1.1, whole genome shotgun sequence contains the following coding sequences:
- the Gsx2 gene encoding GS homeobox 2, whose translation MSRSFYVDSLIIKDSSRPAPSLPESHPGPDFFIPLGMPSPLVMSVSGPGCPSRKSGAFCVCPLCVTSHLHSSRPPAGAGGGATGTAGAAVAGGGVVGGTGALPLLKSQFSPAPGDAQFCPRVSHAHHHHHPPQHHHHHHQPQQPGSAAAAAAAAAAAAAAAAALGHPQHHAPVCAATTYNVSDPRRFHCLTMGGSDTSQVPNGKRMRTAFTSTQLLELEREFSSNMYLSRLRRIEIATYLNLSEKQVKIWFQNRRVKHKKEGKGASRNNHTSCKCVGSQAHYARSEDEDSLSPASANEDKEISPL comes from the exons ATGTCGCGGTCCTTCTACGTGGACTCACTCATTATCAAGGACTCCTCGCGGCCCGCACCCTCGCTGCCGGAATCGCACCCAGGGCCGGATTTCTTCATCCCGCTAGGCATGCCCTCCCCGTTGGTGATGTCAGTGTCCGGGCCTGGCTGTCCGTCCCGCAAAAGCGGCGCTTTCTGCGTGTGCCCTCTTTGCGTCACCTCGCACCTGCACTCCTCTCGCCCGCCCGCAGGAGCCGGTGGCGGAGCTACGGGGACCGCAGGGGCTGCGGTGGCGGGCGGGGGGGTGGTTGGAGGCACCGGCGCCCTACCTTTGCTCAAGAGCCAGTTCTCTCCCGCTCCTGGGGACGCGCAGTTTTGCCCACGGGTGAGCCAcgcacaccatcaccaccacccgccccagcatcaccatcaccatcaccagccCCAGCAGCCAGGCTCGGCTGCAGCGgcggccgcggcggcggcggcggcagctgcTGCGGCGGCGGCCCTGGGACACCCGCAGCACCACGCACCTGTCTGCGCCGCCACTACCTACAACGTGTCGGACCCACGGAGATTCCACTGCCTCACCATGG GAGGCTCTGATACCAGTCAGGTACCCAACGGCAAAAGGATGAGGACAGCGTTTACCAGCACgcagctcctggagctggagcgAGAATTCTCTTCCAATATGTACCTGTCCCGACTCCGGAGAATCGAGATCGCCACATACCTGAACCTGTCAGAGAAGCAGGTGAAAATCTGGTTTCAGAACCGTCGCGTGAAGCacaagaaggaggggaaaggcgCTTCGAGGAACAATCACACAAGCTGCAAGTGCGTGGGTAGCCAGGCGCACTATGCGCGCTCTGAGGACGAGGACTCCTTGTCCCCGGCTTCGGCTAACGAAGACAAGGAGATTTCCCCCTTGTAA